Part of the Bacillus cereus group sp. RP43 genome is shown below.
GCGTGATAAAGAATTAATTGGCCAAGTCCATGAATTTCTCGGCTTACAAGTTGGATTAAATATTCCTCAAATCGATCCTTCTGAAAAGAAACTTGCGTACGAAGCTGATATTACATACGGTATTGGAACAGAGTTTGGCTTTGACTATCTTCGCGATAATATGGCTGCTTCACAAAGTGATCAAGTTCAGCGCCCCTATCACTTTGCTATTATCGATGAGATTGATAGCGTTTTAATTGATGAGGCGAAAACGCCACTTATCATTGCTGGGAAGAAATCAGGTAGCTCTGATTTACATCATTTATGTGCAAAAGTTATTAAATCATTCCAAGATACCCTTCACTATACATACGATGCAGAATCGAAATCAGCTAGTTTTACAGAAGACGGTATTACAAAAATAGAAGATTTATTTGATATCGATAACTTATATGATTTAGAGCATCAAACATTATACCATTATATGATTCAATCATTACGTGCCAATGTCGCTTTCCAGCTGGACGTTGACTATATTGTGCATGATGAAAAAATACTACTTGTAGATATTTTCACAGGACGTGTTATGGATGGTCGCTCTTTAAGTGACGGCTTACATCAGGCACTAGAAGCAAAAGAAGGTTTAGAAATTACAGAAGAAAACCAAACACAAGCTTCTATTACAATTCAAAACTTCTTCCGTATGTATCCAGCATTATCAGGTATGACAGGTACAGCAAAAACGGAAGAAAAAGAATTCAACCGTGTATACAATATGGAAGTTATTCCAATTCCAACGAACCGTCCTATTCTTCGTGAAGATAAAAATGACGTAGTATATGTAACAGCTGATGATAAATATAAAGCTGTGCGTGAAGAAGTTCTAAAACAGCATAAGCAAGGACGCCCTATTTTAATTGGGACGATGTCTATCTTGCAATCTGAAACTGTTGCTCGTTATTTAGATGAAGCAAACATAAAATATCAATTATTAAACGCTAAAAGTGCAGAACAAGAAGCAGACTTAATTGCAACTGCTGGACAAAAAGGTCAAATTACAATCGCTACAAATATGGCAGGCCGAGGTACTGATATTTTACTAGGTGAAGGTGTCCACGCCCTTGGTGGATTGCATGTAATTGGAACAGAACGTCATGAATCTCGCCGTGTTGATAACCAACTTAAAGGACGAGCTGGTCGCCAAGGAGATCCTGGAAGCTCTCAATTTTTCCTATCTTTAGAAGATGAGATGCTAAAACGCTTTGCTCATGAAGAAGTGGAAAAGCTAATAAAATCACTGAAACCTGACAATACAGGACTTATTCATACGTCTAAAGTTCATGATTTCGTCAACCGTACACAATTAATTTGTGAAGGTGGCCATTTCTCAATACGTGAATATAATTTAAAATTAGATGACGTAATTAATGATCAACGTAATGTTATATACACACTACGTAACAACCTTCTAAAAGAAGAAACAAATATGATAGAACTTGTTATTCCAATGATTGAACACTCTGTGGATGCAATTGCTAAGCAGCACCTTTTCGAAGGAATGCTTCCTGAAGAATGGGATTTCACTAGTTTAACAGCATCTATTAAAGAAGTTTTAGCGGCTGAAACTTTGCCGTCATTATCTGCGAACGACGTACATTCGCCTGAGGATTTACAAATCGTTTTAAAAGGTACAATTTCTAGCTATATCGAACGTGTACAAGAGTTAAATGACCATGCGGATTTACAACAATCACTGCGCTACGTTGGTTTACACTTCCTAGATCAAAACTGGGTAAATCACTTAGATGCAATGACTCACTTGAAAGAAGGTATTGGCTTAAGACAATATCAACAAGAAGATCCAACTCGCCTTTACCAAAAAGAAGGTTTGGATATTTTCTTATACACTTATGGTAATTTCGAAAAAGAAATGTGCCGCTATATCGCGAGACATTTAGCAGTTCCAGAAAACGTACAATCATGAGGTGAAAATTTATGTTATCATTCCTGAAAAAGGCAAAGAAAAAAGGAAAAGACACTACTGTTTCTAGTAATCAATTATTTGGACAAGAAGAAACTACTTCTCAAAACAAAACGGTAAAGCCCGTTCTTTACTTCCATCCTAGCTGGGGTGACGTAGCACAAGAACAAAAATACATTTATCAATTTTTACATAAAGAATTACCACGTTTACAAGAATACCAAATTTCTTTATCAGGAATTGAAATTGAAAAACGTGATGACGCATACGATGTAGCTGCATTCATTCGCAGCAGTGTCCCAAAACCGATTTCTTTCGAAGAAGTTACATTACTTCTATTAAATAAAGATAAAAAGCTGTGCGCACGTAAAACATTTAACCTGTCTGCTCTTGGCGATATTCCTGAAAACGTAAATATGCCGTTCGTATTTACATTTGAGCAAGAAACAATAACTGACGCTGAACTATCTCAATCAGATTGGGAATTAGCTTTCGAACTTGAAAGTAAGCATCAACTAGATTTAGATCCATCTTGGGAAGCGCAGTTACCTGAAGCAAGCAAAGAAGCTTTACGTAATTTTGTAGATAATTTAACACCTCCAAATGAAGGTGAAATTAACTTCCTAGGTTTACAAGCCGCACTGAAAGAGAACGGTGATTTACATACAACACTTCTAATTCGTAACGGCTGTAAAGATAACATTCAACTAGAACAACTTCCTCTTCATATTGAAGATGCTTCTGGAGAAGTCGTTGTTAAAGGTGCTTTCACGTTACCTAATCTTGAAATTAAAGCGAATACTACAAAACCATGGTCATTTGTTTTCCCTGCTTCATCCATCTTGAAACAAAATATGGATTTATCTAGCTGGAAAGCATTTGTACCACAAGACTAACATACAAAAAAGCCTATCCTAAAAGATGGTCATCACACCTTTAGGATAGGCCCTTTTTTTATGTAAAATCTACTTCGTTACTAATAAACGTTCAATATGGTACTCCGCTTCTAGTTTACACATTTCATCTACATGCTTTACGTTGCTCTTTTTTAACAGCTCTAATTGTTCTTCGCTCGGCTGCTCACTAATAAGCTCATTAATTTTTTCATTTACTTTCACCGCTAATGCTTGATGGAAATCTGGATGTCCCTTCAACTCGTCGTCTACTTTATTAATCCAAGTTGATTTTGTGTATAAATATTGTTTCCACTGTTCAACAAATTGCTGCATATCAAATTTTTCTTCATTCCATTCAATTTCTTTCATATACTTCTCAAAAGAAACAACAATTGATCGTGTAATCCCGATCTTCACTCCATGTGGTAACTGTTTGTACATCAAATATTCCCTCCAGCTTAAAGCTCTTCCTTCTGAATATAAAGGAATCTCAAAATTCGTATATCTTCTTAATAATAGCACATTGCTAATCTAAGATGTTACTATACTGCGTAGAAAATCAATTGTCAACAAACGCGCAACATCTAGATATACGAATTTCACATATAATAAACACAGTAAAAATAATAAGAACTTTCACAAGAAATACTTTGCAGATTGTGAAAGTTCTTATTATTATATCGCTTTAGTTTTCAAAAATTGTAATTTCTCTTTTTGCTCATCATTCGCCATCATCACTATCGTCTTTTCAACATGCGGATGTACATGTTCAAGTGTCACACTCGCTCCTGCTTTATCCGATTGCTCAACAAAGTTTAATAACGCCATAGCTCCTGATACATCCATATAGCGTACATCTTTCATACACAAACTAACTGGTGACTTCACATCTTGTAAAGAAGCAAAAATACGATCTACTGATAGAAATGAAAGTGGTCCTTGAATCGTATACGTCGCTTCTTTTTCCTTTATAATAGAAGCTTTACGTTCTTTACACTTCACCATGTATATAATGAAGGAAAGAATAATGCCAAACGCAACAGCAACCATTAAATCGAATTTCACTGTCACAAACATCGTCACGAACATAACAATCACATCGCCTCTCGGTGCTACATGCGCTTTCCTCATGCTTTCCCAATCGAACATCCCGATGCCAGTTAAAATTAAAATACCTGATAATACAGCAAGCGGAATATATTGTACCACTGAACCGAGTCCCATAATGAAAATGAATAAGATGACGCTATGCATACAAGCCGAAAGTGCCGTCTTCCCCCCGCTTCTTATATTGACGATAGATCTAACAGTTGCACCTGCTCCTGCTAATCCGCCG
Proteins encoded:
- the secA2 gene encoding accessory Sec system translocase SecA2, producing the protein MLNSVKKLLGDSQKRKLKKYEQLVQEINDLEKQMSDLPDEELRHKTVTFKNMLKDGKTVDDIKVEAFAVVREAAKRVLGLRHYDVQLIGGLVLLEGNIAEMPTGEGKTLVSSLPTYVRALEGNGVHVITVNDYLAKRDKELIGQVHEFLGLQVGLNIPQIDPSEKKLAYEADITYGIGTEFGFDYLRDNMAASQSDQVQRPYHFAIIDEIDSVLIDEAKTPLIIAGKKSGSSDLHHLCAKVIKSFQDTLHYTYDAESKSASFTEDGITKIEDLFDIDNLYDLEHQTLYHYMIQSLRANVAFQLDVDYIVHDEKILLVDIFTGRVMDGRSLSDGLHQALEAKEGLEITEENQTQASITIQNFFRMYPALSGMTGTAKTEEKEFNRVYNMEVIPIPTNRPILREDKNDVVYVTADDKYKAVREEVLKQHKQGRPILIGTMSILQSETVARYLDEANIKYQLLNAKSAEQEADLIATAGQKGQITIATNMAGRGTDILLGEGVHALGGLHVIGTERHESRRVDNQLKGRAGRQGDPGSSQFFLSLEDEMLKRFAHEEVEKLIKSLKPDNTGLIHTSKVHDFVNRTQLICEGGHFSIREYNLKLDDVINDQRNVIYTLRNNLLKEETNMIELVIPMIEHSVDAIAKQHLFEGMLPEEWDFTSLTASIKEVLAAETLPSLSANDVHSPEDLQIVLKGTISSYIERVQELNDHADLQQSLRYVGLHFLDQNWVNHLDAMTHLKEGIGLRQYQQEDPTRLYQKEGLDIFLYTYGNFEKEMCRYIARHLAVPENVQS
- a CDS encoding accessory Sec system S-layer assembly protein, translating into MLSFLKKAKKKGKDTTVSSNQLFGQEETTSQNKTVKPVLYFHPSWGDVAQEQKYIYQFLHKELPRLQEYQISLSGIEIEKRDDAYDVAAFIRSSVPKPISFEEVTLLLLNKDKKLCARKTFNLSALGDIPENVNMPFVFTFEQETITDAELSQSDWELAFELESKHQLDLDPSWEAQLPEASKEALRNFVDNLTPPNEGEINFLGLQAALKENGDLHTTLLIRNGCKDNIQLEQLPLHIEDASGEVVVKGAFTLPNLEIKANTTKPWSFVFPASSILKQNMDLSSWKAFVPQD